One Marinibacterium anthonyi genomic region harbors:
- the truA gene encoding tRNA pseudouridine synthase A — MPRFALKVEYHGAPFAGWQRQKDQPSVQAAIEAALAKLEPRAHTIAAAGRTDAGVHGLAQVAHCDMARDWDPFRLSEALNHHLKPLPVAIIDCAPVGDDWHARFSAIERRYVFRLLMRRAPATHLSGLVWQVKNALDPVAMQAGADRLIGRHDFTTFRSSICQADSPVKTLDRLDVSLVDGFGGPEIRFDVRARSFLHNQVRSFVGTLERVGAGAWSPDDVTAALNARDRAACGPVCPPQGLYLAGVGYPEDPFALGDGDASS; from the coding sequence ATGCCGCGTTTTGCCCTGAAAGTCGAATACCACGGCGCGCCCTTCGCCGGATGGCAGCGCCAGAAGGACCAGCCTTCGGTCCAGGCCGCCATCGAGGCGGCGCTGGCCAAGCTTGAGCCGCGCGCCCACACGATCGCGGCGGCGGGGCGGACGGATGCCGGGGTGCACGGGCTGGCCCAGGTGGCCCATTGCGACATGGCGCGCGACTGGGACCCGTTCCGCCTGTCCGAGGCGCTGAACCACCACCTGAAGCCCCTGCCCGTGGCGATCATCGATTGCGCCCCGGTGGGCGACGACTGGCACGCGCGGTTCTCGGCGATCGAACGGCGTTATGTCTTCCGTCTGCTGATGCGCCGGGCCCCGGCGACGCATCTTTCGGGGCTGGTGTGGCAGGTGAAGAACGCCCTGGACCCGGTGGCGATGCAGGCCGGGGCGGACCGGTTGATCGGGCGGCATGATTTCACGACGTTCAGGTCGTCGATCTGCCAGGCCGACAGCCCGGTGAAGACCCTGGACCGTCTCGACGTGTCCCTGGTCGACGGTTTTGGCGGCCCCGAGATCCGTTTTGACGTGCGCGCCCGGTCCTTCCTGCACAACCAGGTCCGCAGCTTTGTCGGCACCCTCGAACGGGTCGGCGCCGGCGCCTGGAGCCCGGACGACGTGACCGCCGCCCTGAACGCCCGCGACCGCGCCGCCTGCGGCCCGGTCTGCCCGCCACAGGGGCTGTACCTGGCCGGCGTCGGGTATCCGGAGGATCCTTTCGCTCTTGGGGACGGCGACGCGTCGTCATAG
- the cheR_4 gene encoding Chemotaxis protein methyltransferase, producing MTGQLPTHSELTPDLARAILARAEQISGIRIDAAKLEFVRLRVGRRLAALGLDTFEGYNQFLAGDAGDEVRHLVEALTTHTTSFFREMHHYDWLVREGIDGLLAGRDRSPFVIWSAAASTGAELWSAGMIMAERNAQGRAPSDWQLIGTDISERILTRAATATYSEEEISGISTERAERFLLRSRNLRDHGGRPIYRISPDLRARARFSKVNLQDLQGLKAFTADVAFLRNVLIYFDVEGRERVVSNVVSRLRPGGILFTGHAEALGSHPSLEPVRPTIYRKV from the coding sequence ATGACCGGGCAATTGCCAACGCATTCCGAACTGACGCCCGACCTCGCCAGAGCCATTCTTGCGCGCGCCGAGCAGATATCGGGTATTCGCATCGATGCCGCCAAGCTGGAATTCGTTCGACTTCGGGTCGGCCGGCGCCTGGCGGCTCTGGGGCTCGACACGTTCGAGGGGTACAATCAGTTCCTCGCCGGGGATGCGGGGGACGAGGTGCGTCACCTCGTCGAGGCGCTGACCACCCATACCACCAGTTTCTTCCGCGAAATGCACCACTACGACTGGCTCGTCCGCGAGGGGATCGACGGGCTGCTGGCCGGGCGTGACAGAAGCCCGTTCGTGATCTGGAGCGCGGCGGCATCGACCGGGGCGGAGCTGTGGTCGGCAGGGATGATCATGGCGGAACGCAACGCACAGGGACGGGCGCCATCGGATTGGCAGCTCATCGGCACCGATATCTCTGAACGGATACTGACCCGCGCCGCGACGGCAACCTATTCCGAGGAGGAGATTTCGGGCATCTCGACGGAGCGGGCCGAACGGTTTCTGCTGAGGTCCCGCAACCTGCGTGATCACGGGGGGCGGCCCATCTATCGCATCTCTCCGGACCTTCGCGCCCGGGCCAGGTTCAGCAAGGTGAACTTGCAGGACCTTCAGGGGTTGAAGGCCTTCACCGCAGATGTGGCGTTCCTGCGCAACGTGCTGATCTACTTCGATGTCGAGGGGAGAGAGCGCGTGGTGTCCAATGTCGTCAGCCGCCTGCGTCCCGGCGGAATCCTGTTCACCGGTCATGCCGAGGCGCTGGGATCCCACCCGTCGCTTGAGCCTGTGCGCCCGACCATCTACCGGAAGGTGTGA
- the cheB_2 gene encoding Chemotaxis response regulator protein-glutamate methylesterase, with the protein MPFDRPPSKPYKVLIVDDSAVVRQTMQSILDDDPDLQVIGTAPDPLAAADRIKRMLPDVITLDVEMPRMDGITFLRKLMAQKPIPVVMCSSLVTDQSETMMLALEAGAVDIVCKPELGVREFFEESCERIRTAVKGAAQARLRPRSAMKVEKKLTADAMLAPPSATAAMARTTEKILAIGASTGGTEALRAVLQAMPLDCPPIVVVQHMPGTFTGAFAKRLDSICEITVTEAQSGDRMLRGHALIAPGNLHTLLTRSGAHYGVEVRDGPLVSRHKPSVDVLFRSVARVAGRNAVGVIMTGMGDDGARGLREMRDAGARTLGQNEATCVVYGMPKEAMKAGGVEKEIPLDQIAAAAVKLTLG; encoded by the coding sequence ATGCCATTCGACCGGCCGCCATCGAAACCATACAAGGTCCTGATCGTCGATGACAGCGCTGTCGTTCGCCAAACGATGCAGTCCATCCTGGACGACGACCCCGACCTGCAGGTCATCGGCACAGCCCCGGATCCGTTGGCCGCGGCGGATCGGATCAAGCGCATGCTGCCGGATGTGATCACGCTGGATGTGGAAATGCCGCGGATGGATGGCATCACCTTCCTGCGCAAGCTTATGGCGCAGAAGCCGATTCCGGTGGTGATGTGTTCGTCCCTGGTAACCGATCAGTCCGAGACGATGATGCTGGCGCTTGAGGCCGGCGCGGTCGATATCGTCTGCAAGCCGGAACTGGGCGTCCGGGAGTTTTTTGAGGAGAGTTGTGAGCGCATCCGGACAGCGGTGAAGGGCGCGGCGCAGGCCCGGCTGAGGCCACGCAGCGCCATGAAGGTCGAAAAGAAACTGACCGCCGATGCGATGCTTGCCCCGCCAAGCGCCACCGCCGCAATGGCGCGCACGACCGAAAAGATCCTGGCCATCGGCGCGTCGACCGGCGGAACGGAAGCTTTACGCGCGGTATTGCAGGCGATGCCGCTCGACTGCCCACCCATCGTCGTCGTTCAGCACATGCCGGGTACGTTCACGGGCGCCTTCGCGAAGCGGCTCGACAGTATCTGCGAGATCACCGTGACCGAGGCGCAAAGCGGCGATCGGATGTTGCGGGGCCACGCGTTGATCGCGCCGGGGAACTTGCACACTTTGCTGACGCGGTCGGGCGCGCATTACGGGGTCGAAGTGCGGGATGGCCCGCTGGTGTCGCGTCACAAGCCGTCGGTGGACGTGCTGTTCAGATCCGTGGCGCGTGTTGCGGGGCGAAATGCCGTGGGCGTGATCATGACGGGTATGGGGGACGATGGTGCGCGCGGCCTGCGCGAGATGCGGGATGCCGGGGCGCGCACGTTGGGCCAGAACGAGGCGACCTGCGTGGTCTACGGGATGCCGAAAGAGGCGATGAAGGCCGGCGGAGTCGAAAAGGAGATCCCGCTGGACCAGATCGCGGCGGCGGCCGTCAAGCTGACTTTGGGCTAA
- the trg_3 gene encoding Ribose and galactose chemoreceptor protein has product MTIKAKLLAGFGGILLLLVALAGVAIARLAQFDNAFRQVVEVSAEGARIPVAMEAEIEAVSAAQSQMVMVFEVGAVERQYTRFERHLTNLEDLRNRLGALANVEDREDLTAFDAALATLPENGGKIRDLMTQAVTSPSTGGASKARATSLLLGPVSDALETGQAVLARIAGRHLMEMRAEQQRTEAIYKRARVTVLGASAIALVLGAGAAIWLARTIAGGFQRAMRIAEAVAAGNPRVDCSPSGQDEFGDLLATMGEMNTQLSAMARAADNIASGDLMVDVKLRSPEDQLGQSLQRMVVKLRDVLGEVSSNAENVAKSAQSVSDTSERLNAGSTQQAAAAEQASAAMEEMTSNIRHSTANAEQTEKIAGQASEEARDSGEAVAKAVDAMKTIAEKITIVQEIARQTDLLALNAAVEAARAGSHGKGFAVVASEVRKLAERSQLAASEIGNLSSETLRVSEAAGQKLKDLLPSIRRTSDLVREISASTREQSIGAEQINTAIQDLDAVIQQNAISATQAAEVSRSLADQSSDLRTSIAHYRIGTSNPPAAKGSHAKTAPKKTIRSASKKENGRPGPKDLSKPKDQKRKPLGASGAAEAVVKLEAKPSHGATEKGYELDLFSGDIPDSEFEPMPRAS; this is encoded by the coding sequence ATGACCATCAAGGCTAAATTGTTGGCGGGGTTCGGTGGGATCTTGTTGTTGCTGGTCGCATTGGCCGGCGTGGCCATAGCCAGGCTGGCGCAATTCGACAATGCGTTCCGCCAGGTGGTGGAGGTTTCCGCCGAGGGCGCGCGAATTCCCGTCGCGATGGAGGCCGAGATCGAAGCCGTGTCCGCCGCCCAGTCCCAAATGGTTATGGTGTTCGAGGTGGGGGCTGTCGAACGACAATATACCCGGTTTGAACGGCACTTGACCAATCTTGAAGACTTGCGCAACCGGCTCGGGGCGCTTGCGAATGTCGAGGATCGGGAGGATCTGACCGCATTCGACGCGGCCTTGGCAACACTGCCCGAGAACGGTGGAAAAATCCGTGATCTGATGACACAGGCCGTGACATCACCCTCCACTGGCGGTGCCTCCAAGGCGCGCGCGACGTCGTTGTTGCTGGGCCCCGTGTCCGATGCGCTGGAGACGGGGCAAGCGGTTCTGGCGCGCATTGCCGGGCGCCACCTGATGGAAATGCGAGCCGAGCAGCAGCGCACCGAGGCGATCTATAAGCGTGCCCGGGTCACGGTGCTGGGTGCTTCGGCAATCGCGCTTGTCCTTGGTGCGGGTGCCGCAATCTGGCTGGCTCGGACGATTGCGGGCGGATTCCAGCGGGCCATGCGCATTGCGGAGGCGGTCGCGGCAGGCAACCCACGTGTCGACTGCTCTCCGTCGGGGCAAGACGAGTTCGGGGATCTTCTCGCGACGATGGGCGAAATGAACACCCAACTCTCGGCAATGGCACGGGCCGCGGACAACATCGCCTCGGGCGATCTTATGGTCGATGTGAAACTGCGATCGCCGGAAGACCAGCTTGGCCAATCGTTGCAGCGCATGGTGGTGAAGCTGCGCGACGTATTGGGCGAAGTGTCGTCCAATGCCGAGAACGTCGCGAAGAGCGCGCAATCGGTCAGTGATACGTCGGAACGGTTGAATGCGGGGTCGACCCAGCAGGCTGCGGCGGCCGAACAGGCCAGCGCCGCAATGGAGGAGATGACCTCCAACATCCGCCATTCAACGGCAAACGCCGAGCAGACCGAAAAGATCGCGGGCCAGGCCAGCGAAGAGGCGCGAGACAGCGGGGAAGCGGTCGCGAAGGCTGTCGACGCGATGAAGACCATCGCCGAAAAGATCACGATCGTGCAAGAGATTGCCAGGCAAACCGACCTTCTTGCCCTGAATGCGGCCGTGGAAGCCGCACGTGCCGGAAGCCATGGCAAGGGCTTTGCGGTCGTCGCTTCCGAAGTGCGCAAGCTTGCCGAGCGCAGCCAATTGGCGGCATCCGAGATCGGCAATCTGTCCTCGGAAACCCTCCGCGTGAGCGAGGCTGCCGGACAGAAGCTGAAGGATCTGCTGCCGTCCATCCGCCGCACGTCCGATCTGGTTCGCGAGATTTCCGCGTCGACCCGCGAACAGAGCATCGGCGCCGAGCAGATCAACACGGCGATCCAGGATCTTGACGCTGTGATCCAGCAAAATGCGATCTCGGCAACGCAGGCCGCGGAAGTCAGCCGCAGCCTCGCGGACCAGTCATCGGACCTGCGTACGTCCATTGCGCATTACAGGATCGGCACGTCCAACCCACCCGCCGCGAAAGGCAGCCACGCCAAGACTGCACCGAAGAAGACCATCCGGTCCGCCTCGAAGAAGGAAAATGGGCGTCCCGGACCGAAGGACCTATCCAAGCCGAAGGATCAAAAGCGCAAGCCGCTTGGTGCGTCTGGGGCGGCCGAAGCCGTTGTGAAGCTTGAGGCCAAGCCGAGCCACGGGGCGACCGAAAAGGGTTATGAGCTGGATCTGTTCAGCGGCGATATCCCCGACAGTGAATTCGAACCGATGCCTCGTGCGTCCTGA
- the cheW_4 gene encoding Chemotaxis protein CheW yields MTTSSEALLDPFGFDAGDGEDGTHEETQPPTVLTFTLGEQIFAVDVHRVQEILDRTAISPLPNAPHDVLGMIDLRGKGIAIVDLASRIGAVAARNQDARIIVFEFPSGDTFTSVGVLAERVLRVREMADKEIEPVPETLSDWNCDVAAGMLRTEDGIAMILDIDRILWNAGRPGAFDFD; encoded by the coding sequence ATGACTACTTCAAGCGAAGCCCTTCTGGATCCGTTCGGGTTCGACGCCGGCGACGGCGAAGATGGCACCCACGAGGAAACCCAGCCGCCCACGGTTCTGACCTTCACGCTGGGAGAGCAGATTTTTGCCGTCGACGTCCATCGGGTTCAGGAAATCCTGGACCGCACAGCGATCAGCCCACTGCCCAATGCGCCGCACGACGTCCTGGGAATGATCGATCTGCGCGGCAAGGGAATTGCCATCGTCGATCTTGCCAGCCGGATCGGTGCCGTGGCCGCACGCAATCAGGATGCCCGGATCATTGTTTTCGAATTCCCAAGCGGCGACACTTTCACGTCGGTTGGCGTGCTCGCAGAACGCGTGCTGCGTGTCCGCGAAATGGCCGACAAGGAGATCGAGCCCGTGCCCGAGACTCTGTCGGACTGGAACTGCGATGTGGCGGCGGGAATGTTAAGGACCGAGGATGGAATTGCGATGATCCTAGATATCGACCGGATCCTGTGGAACGCGGGCCGTCCGGGCGCTTTCGATTTCGATTGA